A section of the Synechococcales cyanobacterium T60_A2020_003 genome encodes:
- a CDS encoding IS5/IS1182 family transposase, which yields AETTMFRFKTILGGNLSARQFDNQAVELFIKCVALNRMIQIAKPDSYKVEG from the coding sequence TTGCTGAAACTACCATGTTCCGCTTTAAGACTATTTTGGGGGGCAATCTCAGTGCACGTCAATTTGACAATCAAGCCGTGGAATTGTTCATCAAATGTGTTGCGCTCAACCGCATGATTCAGATCGCTAAACCCGATAGCTACAAGGTTGAAGGTTAA